Proteins encoded within one genomic window of Columba livia isolate bColLiv1 breed racing homer chromosome 1, bColLiv1.pat.W.v2, whole genome shotgun sequence:
- the SMCO3 gene encoding single-pass membrane and coiled-coil domain-containing protein 3, with amino-acid sequence MALSDLFYPDNPKRRQELIHLHQELLSCMSMNFHATNELAGVLNEHLGCTLTRIQMRESSTVKENCDIIIQAMSEIQHQVQKIDSDMKEKLEPVLYQKLYNIKEPELEKIAIAQKVFSIVLGEATSTAGMVAIKLLSSDLIILTVSKLVSLLAQIGASVLGGISITILGLGIEMILHAILGAVERNQLLEAVRSYEKHLAEFKAASEKYQCAIREVTSLVRKQVQ; translated from the coding sequence ATGGCGCTGAGTGACCTCTTTTACCCAGACAACCCAAAAAGACGGCAAGAACTGATCCATCTGCACCAGGAATTGCTCAGCTGTATGTCCATGAATTTCCATGCAACAAATGAGCTGGCTGGAGTGCTGAATGAACACCTGGGCTGTACCCTTACCCGCATTCAGATGAGAGAAAGCAGCACTGTCAAGGAAAACTGTGACATTATCATTCAAGCGATGAGTGAGATTCAGCATCAGGTACAGAAGATTGATAGTGACATGAAGGAAAAGCTGGAACCTGTGCTGTACCAGAAACTGTATAACATCAAAGAGCCTGAGCTGGAGAAAATTGCAATAGCTCAGAAAGTTTTTTCCATTGTTCTTGGAGAAGCGACTTCAACAGCTGGGATGGTAGCTATCAAATTACTCAGCTCCGATCTTATAATTCTCACTGTGAGCAAGCTTGTCAGCCTCCTTGCACAGATCGGGGCATCTGTTCTTGGAGGAATCAGCATCACCATTCTTGGGCTCGGCATTGAAATGATCCTCCACGCAATCCTGGGAGCCGTGGAGAGGAATCAGCTTCTGGAAGCTGTGAGAAGCTATGAGAAGCACCTGGCTGAGTTTAAAGCAGCCTCAGAAAAGTACCAGTGTGCCATACGTGAAGTGACTTCTTTGGTGAGAAAGCAGGTTCAGTGA